The nucleotide window GCGATCCTTACACCGAGGAGCTGGCCCATTTCGTCGACTGTCTCCTTACCGGGGCGCCCTTCCGGGTCAGCCCGATGGAGGCGCGCCTGGCGGTGGCAACAGTCCTGAAACTGGTCGCATCTTTTTCTCGGGGCACTTGGGGAGCAAATAGACGCCCCGGATAATGCCACCACCGGTCATTAATCTAACTTCCGTTGCAGGAAGGAGAATAATAGTGACTTTACGCATTGGCCTTATCGGCTGCGGGGCCGCCGGCCAGGCCCACGCCGCCGCCTACCGGGAAATTGAGGGAGTGGAGCTCCGGGCCGTAGCTGATATTGATGCTGCTGTCGCTGCCAGGTTGGCGGCCGCAACCAGCTGCGAAGCTATGCCCTTGGAGGAACTGCTTGACGCTGATCTCGACATAATTGATATAGCCACTCCGACCTCTAACCATGCTGACCTTGTGCAAGAGGCTGCCCGCCGCGGCAAGGACGTATTTTGCGAGACCCCCCTGGCTCGCACCATGGACCAGGCGCAGGCGGCCGTGAACGCCTGCCGGGAGGCGGGCGTCCGCCTCATCCCCTTGCACCTCAACGCCTTTATGCCACCCCTGCGCCGCGCCGCGGCCATCCTGGCCGGCGGGAGCCTCGGACGGGCCGGGGTGGTACGGATTACCCGGCGCCGGCCCGGCATACCTGCCAGCGCCGGCGATTGGCGCCGCAGCCTGAAGGAAAGCGGCGGCGTCATCCTGGACCTCCTCGCCCAGGACATTGCTTTCCTGATCGGTTGTTGTGGCCGGGTGCAGCGGGTTTACGCCGCTTCCACCGCCTACCGGGAAATACTGGCCGGGGAATATGCCCTGGTTTCCCTGCGGATGGAAAATGGTATTATTGCCCACCTGGATGGAAACTGGCTTCCCCGTGACCATGGTGGTGACGAGCTAGAGATTGCTGCCAGCAACGGCCTTATAGCATATTCCGAAGAGAATACAGCGCCCTTAAGGTTTACCACCGCTGATGGCGTGGCGGGACGTCATGGTCTAATAAGCCCGGTGGAAGAAGATATGTACGTTGCCGGGTTGAAGGAAGCCGTAGATTGCTTGTCAGGTAAACCCACACCCCTGGCCGATATAGAGATAGCCCTCCATACTATGGAAGTCGCCCTGGCAGCCCTGAAGTCGGCGATCACCGGACAGGTTTTTACTTTAGCGCAGTCGAGGAGATGAAGGGATGAAAATAGGGATTTTAAGTTTCGCCCATATGCATGCTTACAGCTACGCCGGCGCCCTTACTCGCCTACCCGGGGTGGAATTTGCCGGCTTGGCGGACGACGACGCCAGCCGGGGCCGCGCCACCGCCGCGCAGTTTGGCACGCGTTACTTTCCTACGATCGATGCCCTCCTGGAAACAGATATCGACGGAGTGATCATCTGCTCCGCCAATGCCGAACATGCCCCCATGGCCCTGGCTGCCGCTTCCCATGGTAAGCATATCCTGTGCGAAAAGCCCATTGCAACCACCATTGAAGATGCCGCCCGCATGATCGCTGCGTGCCAGGAAAACAATGTCCAGCTGGGCGTGGCCTTTCCCTGCCGCTTTCACCCGGCGGCGCGCCGATTACGCCAGGAAATCCAGGCCGGCAAGCTGGGACGGGTGATCGCCATTCGCGCCACCAATCATGGCTCGCTGCCGCCAGGCTGGTTTTTAGACCGGGAAAAGGCCGGCGGCGGCGCTGTCATGGACCATACTGTCCACGTTGTTGATCTCTTACGGTGGTTCTTAGGCCAGGAAGTGATCCGCGTCTATGCCGAGGCCGGGACCCTCCTTTATGATATCAACGTAGAAGATTGTGGTCTTCTATCCATGGAACTGAGCGGTGGCGTCTTCGTTACCCTGGACACCAGTTGGTCACGGCCACCGGGCTTCCCCACCTGGGGTGACGTGACCATGGAAATCATCGGCACCGCCGGTACTGCTTACCTGGACCTGTTTGCCCAGAACCTGGCGGTCTACGGCCCAGGAGAGTTGACTACCCGTTACGAAAACTGGGGTAGCGACGCCGATTATATCATGGTGCGGGAATTTGTATCCTGCATTGCCGGCAACCGTCGGTTCCCGGTTTCCGGCCATGACGGCTTGAAAGCCCTGGAAGTGGCCCTAGCCGCCTACCGCGCCGCGGAAACCAATGCGCCAGTAGCGGTGGGAAACTAACATGGAGAAAGAACGGAGCTACGTCTTAGGAGTAGATTTGGGTGGAACCAAAATAGCTTTCGGGCTGGTCGACCAGGCAGGGCGGGTTATCAACGAAATGATCGTACCTACTCGTCCTGACGACGGCGCCGCGTGCGTTATTGAGCGCATCGTGACCGGGTTACGCCTGGTGGGAGCGGAGGCCGGGAAAGGGGGAGGAATAAAAGGGGTGGGTATGGCCCTCCCCGGCGTTTTCGACAGTGACGGCGGCAGGGTGATCCTCTCTGCCAATTTGAATTGGCGCAATGTCCCAGTTGGCGAAATTCTGACCAGGGAGTTGAACCTCCCCCTTTTCTTAGAGAACGACGCCCGTGCCGCGGCCTGGGGCGAGAAATGCTTCGGCCATGGGCGCAATGTGGAAAATTTGCTTTATATCGCTATTGGTACGGGCATCGGCGGCGGCCTCATCCTGGGCGGGCGGATCTACCGCGGTCACCACGGCAACGCCGGCGAGATCGGCCATATGGTAGTTAACCCGGCAGGCCCCCGTTGTGGATGCGGCAATTACGGCTGCTGGGAAGCGCTGGCCTCGGGCAAGGCTATCGCCGGCCGGGCCGCCGCCCTCCTCGCCGCCGGCCGGCCTTCGATCTTGGGGGAGATTATAAACCGTAACGAAGAACTCACCGCCTTGCACGTCGCCTCCGCCGCCGCGGCCGGCGATAAGCTGGCGCAGGAGGTTATGGAAGAAGCGGCCAATTATATCGGTTTGGGCATCGCCTCATTGGTTACCATCTTCGACCCGGAACTAGTGGTTCTGGGCGGAGGCGTCAGCCGGACCGGCAGCTTGCTGTTACCCACGGTAACCCGGGTGGTGCGCCAGCGCGCCCTGCCGCCGGCCGCTAGTAGCGTGCAGGTGGTTTTGTCTACATGGCCGGAAATGGCGGGAGTAGTAGGCGCTGCCGCCATAGCTTTTACCCGCCTCGGACTGCTGGACGAAGGGGGCAGGCAAACATGTCGCGCATGTTAGAGGAGATTATGGAACAGCCTGGTGTGTTGCGCCGACTGCTCCAGGAAGAAAAAGAAAACGTCCGCGCCATAGCTAACCTCATCAAGGAACGGCAGTGCCGTTATGCGGTTATCGCCGCCCGCGGCACTTCCGACCATGCCGCCACCTTTGCCAAATACGCCCTGGAAGTTTACACCGGCCTGCCGGTGGCCCTGGCCGCACCTTCGGTCATCACCCTTTACGGCGGCTGCTTGCAATTACAGGACGCCCTGGTAATCGGCATCTCCCAGTCGGGCGAGGCGGCCGATGTGGCCGAGATCTTACACCAGGGCCGGACGAGCGGGGCGGTGGTAGTCACCATCACCAACGAAGCGGAATCTACGCTGGCTAGGCAGGCAGATCACCTGCTCCTCTGTCGCGCCGGTAAAGAGACGGCACTGGCAGCGACCAAGACGTATACCAGCGAGCTGGCCCTGCTCGGCATGTTGGTGGCGGCCCTGTCCGGGCGTGACGACTTGATTACCGCCCTAGCAGGGGTGACGGAAGCCGTGGAGGCTTGCCTGGCCCTGGCGCCGCGCATCAACCAGGTCGTAGAGCGGTACGCGTATATGGATGAATGTGTGGTCCTGGGCCGGGGGTTGAATTACCCCACCGCCCTGGAGGCGGCCCTGAAGCTGCAGGAAACATGCTATGTGCAGGCCCAGGGTTTTTCCGCCGCCGACTTTTTACACGGCCCCATTGCCATTATATCCCATGGTTATCCGGCTATCATTGTAGCGCCCTCCGGCAGAAGTTATATGCAGATGCAGGAAATGGCTGGCCGGCTTCTGGCCCGCGGAGCGGAACTCATCGTCCTCTCCGACCGCCGGGAAATCCTGGACCAGGCCCGGACAGGGCTGGAACTCCCCGCTGTGGACGAGTTCATCTCGCCGTTTACCGGCATTGTGGCCATGCAGCTTTTCTCCTGTTTCCTTGCCGAAGCAAAAGGCTTAGATCCCGATCGCCCGCGGGGACTGCGTAAGGTAACGGTGACCCGTTAAGGAAGGAAGGGGGCCTAACCTTTGCCGATCAGTTCGACGCCGCCCGATGTTATAACACTGCAGGGCGGCATCCTTGTCCTGCCGGATCGATTGATTACCGGCGGTATTTTAGAGATTGGTGGCGGTAAAATCATCGCCCTGGGCGGCCCGGGGTCCGGCGGAGAAAGCACGGACCGGGAACTGAGGGGTACAATCATAGACGTATCCGGCCGCTATGTTTGCCCGGGATTTATCGACCTGCATGTTCACGGTGGCGGGGTCCACGGCTTCGACTGGCAGCAACCGTGGAGTGAGTGGGAGCAGGTGGCCCGCGTTCACGCCGCCCACGGAGTAACCTCCCTCCTGGCCACGGTTCCGTTACCGCATGATGTACACTTGCTCTACGAGTTCCGTAGAGAAGTAGCCGGAAAAGAAATGACGGGGAGCACCATTTTAGGCCTGCATCTGGAGGGGCCGTACTTAAGCCCGGTACGTCGCGGCTGCTGGCCGCAATCCTCCCTGCGACTGCCCCGGCCGGATGATTGCCGAGCCCTCCTGCAAGCCGCAGGTCCGAGTCTAAAAGTCATCACCCTGGCCCCGGAGCTGCCGGGCGCTATGGAATGTATCTCGCTCCTGAAGGCCGCAGGTGTGGTGGTGGCCATGGGTCATACGGATGCCACCTATGAACAGGCCGTTCAGGCGGCCCGCGCCGGCGTGCGGAGGGTCACCCATCTTTTCAACGCCATGCGGGGGCTACACCACCGGGAACCTGGTACCGCTGGGGCGGCCATGGATCTGCCAGGGGTAATGGCGGAGATAATCTGCGACGGCGTCCACGTCCACCCCGCCGCCATGCGTTTGGCCCTGCGGGCTAAAGGTGTAGATGGCCTCAACCTGGTCACCGACGCTAGTCCCCTGGCCGGGGCCCCGGATACGACGTTGGAAGTACCGTTCGGTCAATTTCCAGTAAAGGTTGTCAACGGTGCCTGCCGCGCGCCCGACGGCTCCCTGGCCGGCAGCCTCCTAACCTTGGAGCAAGCCGTGGCCAACGCTACCCGCTTTCTGGAAGTTCCGCTATGGCAAGCGGTGCGCATGGCCAGCCTCAATCCCGCCCGTTCCCTGGGCATCGACGACTGCAAGGGTTCCCTGGAAACCGGCAAAGATGCGGATATTACTGTGCTGGATAACGACTTCGGTGTTGAAGCCACCTTCATCGGCGGCCGCCTGGTATATGTCGACCCGGCAGCCGCCGGGCGATATAAACCGCTAAACCCGCCTCACCACCAGTCCCAGCAGAATTAAAAAGGCGAGGCTGGTAAGCTGGTTGACCAGTTCTTTATAGAGTTCCTTAGCACGTGAGTCTAACTTTGATTTTCCGATTAAGCAGTTCGCTAAATCCTCCACAGGGCCGACGATAATTATAGCCAAGGCAATATAAAGCTGCGGGGGCGAAGGCCCCCGTACTCCTTTGATGAGGGCTTCTAGGACGACAGCGGCGCCAAGGAAGTAGGAAAGGATGCCGAGGATTTTGTTCAGTGTTTTAATCATAGCACTTCACCCGGCGTGGGTTATTTTTGTAGAAAGATTATTTCAAAAGGAACTTTTTCATGCCAATTTATTATTTACATATAAGCATTTGCATACTAAAATACTTACATGAGGTGATTTAACATGCGCACAACCATTGAAATCAGCAATGAAATCCGTGCTAAGCTTATGGCCTTGGCGGCCAGGCGGGGTTTACGGGGTTATTCGGAAATAGTAAATGAAGCCCTTGAGGAGTATTTAGCAAGGGTGGAGAATCGGGAAAAAGAGATTAACGAGGTTCTAAAACTGGCCGGTAGTTTAAATGAAGAAGAAAGCCAAAAATATGCAGCCAGGGTGAAGGAGTTCTGGTCGCGGTGGGAGTCGTAACCGATACCTCGATAATTATTGGCTTTTTGAAAGGGCACCAGCCTGAAGTCGATTATGTCGAGCAAGCTTTAAGAAATGGTACGCTTACCATAACAGCGATAACGGTATTTGAACTCAAAGTAGGTCTTCCGGCCAACAGTAAAAGGGAAAGGTTGCTAACAAAATTTTTTCAGCAGGTTACCATTTTACCCTTTGATGGCCAGGCAGCCCTGGCGGCGGCTATGATTGAAAATAGATTGCGGGCTGGCGGAGAGGTAATAGGAGTGCCTGATACCCTCATTGCCGGCATCTGCCTAGCGCGCAACTTATCCCTGTTAACATTAAATATAGAGCATTTTAAACGGGTGCCCGGGTTGGAAGTGCTAACCCCTGTCTCCCTTTCCTCGCCGCAAGCGTAACTTGTATATGCGTCTTACAGTACC belongs to Moorella humiferrea and includes:
- a CDS encoding Gfo/Idh/MocA family protein codes for the protein MTLRIGLIGCGAAGQAHAAAYREIEGVELRAVADIDAAVAARLAAATSCEAMPLEELLDADLDIIDIATPTSNHADLVQEAARRGKDVFCETPLARTMDQAQAAVNACREAGVRLIPLHLNAFMPPLRRAAAILAGGSLGRAGVVRITRRRPGIPASAGDWRRSLKESGGVILDLLAQDIAFLIGCCGRVQRVYAASTAYREILAGEYALVSLRMENGIIAHLDGNWLPRDHGGDELEIAASNGLIAYSEENTAPLRFTTADGVAGRHGLISPVEEDMYVAGLKEAVDCLSGKPTPLADIEIALHTMEVALAALKSAITGQVFTLAQSRR
- a CDS encoding Gfo/Idh/MocA family protein, producing MKIGILSFAHMHAYSYAGALTRLPGVEFAGLADDDASRGRATAAQFGTRYFPTIDALLETDIDGVIICSANAEHAPMALAAASHGKHILCEKPIATTIEDAARMIAACQENNVQLGVAFPCRFHPAARRLRQEIQAGKLGRVIAIRATNHGSLPPGWFLDREKAGGGAVMDHTVHVVDLLRWFLGQEVIRVYAEAGTLLYDINVEDCGLLSMELSGGVFVTLDTSWSRPPGFPTWGDVTMEIIGTAGTAYLDLFAQNLAVYGPGELTTRYENWGSDADYIMVREFVSCIAGNRRFPVSGHDGLKALEVALAAYRAAETNAPVAVGN
- a CDS encoding ROK family protein, producing MEKERSYVLGVDLGGTKIAFGLVDQAGRVINEMIVPTRPDDGAACVIERIVTGLRLVGAEAGKGGGIKGVGMALPGVFDSDGGRVILSANLNWRNVPVGEILTRELNLPLFLENDARAAAWGEKCFGHGRNVENLLYIAIGTGIGGGLILGGRIYRGHHGNAGEIGHMVVNPAGPRCGCGNYGCWEALASGKAIAGRAAALLAAGRPSILGEIINRNEELTALHVASAAAAGDKLAQEVMEEAANYIGLGIASLVTIFDPELVVLGGGVSRTGSLLLPTVTRVVRQRALPPAASSVQVVLSTWPEMAGVVGAAAIAFTRLGLLDEGGRQTCRAC
- a CDS encoding SIS domain-containing protein — its product is MSRMLEEIMEQPGVLRRLLQEEKENVRAIANLIKERQCRYAVIAARGTSDHAATFAKYALEVYTGLPVALAAPSVITLYGGCLQLQDALVIGISQSGEAADVAEILHQGRTSGAVVVTITNEAESTLARQADHLLLCRAGKETALAATKTYTSELALLGMLVAALSGRDDLITALAGVTEAVEACLALAPRINQVVERYAYMDECVVLGRGLNYPTALEAALKLQETCYVQAQGFSAADFLHGPIAIISHGYPAIIVAPSGRSYMQMQEMAGRLLARGAELIVLSDRREILDQARTGLELPAVDEFISPFTGIVAMQLFSCFLAEAKGLDPDRPRGLRKVTVTR
- the nagA gene encoding N-acetylglucosamine-6-phosphate deacetylase; its protein translation is MPISSTPPDVITLQGGILVLPDRLITGGILEIGGGKIIALGGPGSGGESTDRELRGTIIDVSGRYVCPGFIDLHVHGGGVHGFDWQQPWSEWEQVARVHAAHGVTSLLATVPLPHDVHLLYEFRREVAGKEMTGSTILGLHLEGPYLSPVRRGCWPQSSLRLPRPDDCRALLQAAGPSLKVITLAPELPGAMECISLLKAAGVVVAMGHTDATYEQAVQAARAGVRRVTHLFNAMRGLHHREPGTAGAAMDLPGVMAEIICDGVHVHPAAMRLALRAKGVDGLNLVTDASPLAGAPDTTLEVPFGQFPVKVVNGACRAPDGSLAGSLLTLEQAVANATRFLEVPLWQAVRMASLNPARSLGIDDCKGSLETGKDADITVLDNDFGVEATFIGGRLVYVDPAAAGRYKPLNPPHHQSQQN
- a CDS encoding CopG family ribbon-helix-helix protein; its protein translation is MRTTIEISNEIRAKLMALAARRGLRGYSEIVNEALEEYLARVENREKEINEVLKLAGSLNEEESQKYAARVKEFWSRWES
- a CDS encoding type II toxin-antitoxin system VapC family toxin — its product is MGVVTDTSIIIGFLKGHQPEVDYVEQALRNGTLTITAITVFELKVGLPANSKRERLLTKFFQQVTILPFDGQAALAAAMIENRLRAGGEVIGVPDTLIAGICLARNLSLLTLNIEHFKRVPGLEVLTPVSLSSPQA